TAAGATCCTGACCGACATGATGCGGGCGATCCATCGTTATTTCGGCTTTCCCAAGACCAACCGCATGGCGGTGGGGCTCGGCGGCGGCCATAGCGGTTTCACCGTCTGCATCCAGCACCTGATGAATGCCAACGATGCCGACCAGCGGGTTTATGTCGATACGCCGCGGCCGGAGAGCGATCCGTCCAAGGCCGCCGGCTTCTTCCGCCAGTCCTGGGCGACACAGCTGATCGAGATGCAGCGCTTCGCCGAAAAGGGCTGCGAAAGCCGCATCCATTTCGCCGCCTCCGAGGGCGTGATCCCGACGGCGGCCGAACTGTCCTCCCTCGGCGTTTCGATCTTCGTCGGCGTCGGTCACGAAACGACGGGGGCGAACGCCTATACCAGCGGCGAAATCCACGAACTGTTGAACTGGCTCGACGGCGATCCGGCCAACCGCCATGCGGTGTTCGACGCCACCTCGATGCTCGGCGCCATGCCGTGGGAGCCTGAACTGGTCAGCGCCGTGATGGCGAAATGCTGCCTGTTCATGCCGTTCCAGAAGGCGATCGGCGGCGTTTCCGGCTATTTTGTCGCCTCCTTCACCCCGCATGCGCTGGCGCTGATCGAAAAGAACCAGCAGAATCCCGCCTGGGCGATCCCGCGCCAGCTGAAGATCGCCCCGCCGATCGATCCGCGCCAGCCGTTTTCGGCCAAGCGCTCCGTCGATGCCGGGCCGTTCTTCGATCCGGCCGAAGACCGCATGCTGGGCGGCGTCATCAACACCTACAGCGCGCTTGCCTTTGCCGAGACCACCTTCGGCCTGCTGCAGTCGGAAGCCCGGGTCGGCTCGGTCGTCGAACTCAACCGCCGCTCCGCCGGCAACCGCGCCGTGATCGACGAGTGGGTCAAGTCGCATCCGCTGCTGTCGCTGACCGTCACCGATGCCGAGCGGCGCGGCGCGGCCGTGACGCTTCTGAAGGTCGAGGACGACGGCATCACCGATGCCGGCATCCATGCCCGCATCATCGCCCGTTCTAAGCAGCTGCTCGGCTATGAAGGCATCACCCATCCGAACGGCGAATACGAGCCCGGCCGCGATGCGGCCCGCTACGTCAATGCCTTCCCGGGCACACCCGGCGATTACCGCGCCTGGGTCGGCGGCATCCGCGAGCCGGAAGATGTCGTGGCGCTGCTGGAAAACCTGCAATATGCCTATCTCAGAGCCAAGATTGTCGTTCTCGAAGAGGAACTGGCAAAGCACGGCGTGACCTTCGAGGCGCCTGTCAAGGCCGATGGCGCCGTGCGCAAGGACGATCCGAACCGCGCCTATACGGTGCTGATCGCCGATCTTGTCGGCTTGCGCTTCGGCGCCGATGGCGAGCCTGATTACAGCGAGATCAAGGCCTATATCGAGGAGAAGGGCGGCAGCTTCCATCTCGGACCGCTCAGTGATCGCGAAAGCCTTGAAAAGGGCCGCATCCATTTCTTCTACCAGCCGAACCTCAGCACCGAGGCGGAGATCCTGCCGCAGACCGACAAGGGCCAGTATGACGCGCTGATCGCGGCTGCGACCTTCATCCCGAAGTCTTCCGTCTTCCCGCTCGGCGGCGTGCGCATCGGCGCCGGCACCGGCAATATGGGCTCGGCCTCCTGGGGCGGCGGCAATGGCGAGGGCGGCACTGCGGCCCTGATGAACACGCCCGGCATCAATAGCCGGGCGACCGCTCAGATGGCGGTGAAGGCGGTCCTGAAGGTCGTTCCCGACCTGCCGGTCGACAGATTGCACCGGATGGTCGCCGGCGGCGATTTCGATACCGGCCGCCAGCTCAAGGATTTTCCGACGGCAAAGCTCGAGGGCCGCAAGCTTGCCGTTCTCGGTTACGGCAATATCGGCCGCGAAGTCGCCAAGCTCGCCAAGGCCTTCGGCATGAACGTGGCGATCTATGCCCGCGAGCATCACAAGCGCTGGATCGAGGCTGAAGGTTTCGACTATGCCGCAAGCCCCGTGGAAGCGGCAAGCAGCGCCGACGTGCTCTCCGTCCATATCGGCCTCGGCCGCCTGGACGCATCGACCGGCACCTATTCCAATGCCGGCACCATTGATGCCAAGGTGCTCGGCGCCATGAAGGACGGCGCGGTGCTGGTCAATTACGACCGCGGCGAAGTCGTTGACCCCTATGCGCTCGACGCAGCCCTTGCCTCCGGCAAGATCGCCCATGCGGCAATCGACGCCGATCTCTTCAGGGATGCGGCGACCGGCACGCTCAGCGGCCCGATGCTGCCCTATCTGCCGCTCGAAGCGCGCCACAAGGGCAAGCTGGAGCTCCTGCCGCATGCCGCCGCCGACACCGACCACCCCTCGCGGGTGACCGGCGCCAAGCAGGCGGTCGACCAGATCTTCGACGTCATCCGCTTCAAATCCGTCGTCAATCTCAAGGGCGACCTGCCCGAAGGTTACGTCTCCGGCGGTAGCCGCACGCCAGCCGGCATCGGCCGGGTGACGAAGCAGGTCGTGGCTGAAGCCAGTGGCAAGGCGAAGCTCTTGGAAGAACTGCGCCAGACTTCGGAAAAGATCGCCGCCATCACCGGCGCGCTTTCGGCCGTTTCCGACCAGGATCACCGCAGCCGCATCGTCGAGCGCTACACCAGCCTTCTGGTCGAAAGCGCCGACCGGCAGCGCGCGCTCCTTGAGCAGCTCGGTCTCTACGGGCCGGCGGAGGGGTAAGACCATCGACGGCTCGGCGAGTGGCGATGGCTTCTAGTCGCTGACGCCGTGCCGTGCAGCCCCCTCATCCGACCCTGCGGGCCACCTTCTCCCCGCTGGGGAGAAGAGGGGGAGATTGCAGCTTCTCCATCGATCCTATTGGACGGAGTGCCTTTGAGCAGCCGGTTCATTTGGGCAGTTTCGGCGCGCCTTGCTCCCTCTTCTCCCCAGCGGGGAGAAGGTGGCCCGAAGGGCCGGATGAGGGGGCCGCACGGCACAACCTCACATCATCATTCGTTCTGTGACTCCGTGCCCGATCTCATCACCCGCATCGATCCGCAACTGCCCTTCGTCAGGCTGAATTTGTGGAGCCCAACGCAAAACAGGCGGCACATCGGCCGCCTGCTGCTCATGCCGGACGAACCGTCCGTTACTTCTGTTCCGGCGCCAGGAATTCCGCGCAATAGGACGGACCATTGACGCCGGGAATGTCGGCGACGGTGCGGATGTCGCGGATCGTGTAATCCGAGCTGGTGGTGATTTCGGCCTGGCAGCGCAGATAAGCGGTGCGGGCGGACGCGATCTGCTTGCCGCGCTTGCCGTCGGCGCCTTCGGCATATTTTGCCGGAATGCGCACGGTCTTATAGCCGCCGCGCCAGGTGTAGACGGTGGTGGCGCCTTGCTCGCTGTCGCTGATCGGCGGCCCGTAGGCGGCAAAGAAGATGCCGGCCGATTTGCCGACCCAGCGGGCCTCGATCGGATTGCCGGCGGAAGGAATGGTGGTGCATCCGGCAAGCCCAATTGCAAGCCCGGCCGCGGTGATGGTGCGGAGTTTCATCGTGTTGTCCCTGGTCTCTAGCGCAGTGGCTGCGAATCCGCTCTCTACGCGCGGTTTCGCCTGTCCCGTCGAGCCCTTTAGCGCGGAACCCGGCAAAAGAAAATTGCCCCTGAGGCACTTCCCGACGATTTGCTCCGGG
This Rhizobium acidisoli DNA region includes the following protein-coding sequences:
- a CDS encoding NAD(P)-dependent oxidoreductase translates to MTDIAQMQEQRLSALRQTASGAPKLPSNPFFGVGPITDATTDEVDSRLRRIAFDAWIEKTYRKFDDRGNDIGGFTTAEISRSMHRGYPADKILTDMMRAIHRYFGFPKTNRMAVGLGGGHSGFTVCIQHLMNANDADQRVYVDTPRPESDPSKAAGFFRQSWATQLIEMQRFAEKGCESRIHFAASEGVIPTAAELSSLGVSIFVGVGHETTGANAYTSGEIHELLNWLDGDPANRHAVFDATSMLGAMPWEPELVSAVMAKCCLFMPFQKAIGGVSGYFVASFTPHALALIEKNQQNPAWAIPRQLKIAPPIDPRQPFSAKRSVDAGPFFDPAEDRMLGGVINTYSALAFAETTFGLLQSEARVGSVVELNRRSAGNRAVIDEWVKSHPLLSLTVTDAERRGAAVTLLKVEDDGITDAGIHARIIARSKQLLGYEGITHPNGEYEPGRDAARYVNAFPGTPGDYRAWVGGIREPEDVVALLENLQYAYLRAKIVVLEEELAKHGVTFEAPVKADGAVRKDDPNRAYTVLIADLVGLRFGADGEPDYSEIKAYIEEKGGSFHLGPLSDRESLEKGRIHFFYQPNLSTEAEILPQTDKGQYDALIAAATFIPKSSVFPLGGVRIGAGTGNMGSASWGGGNGEGGTAALMNTPGINSRATAQMAVKAVLKVVPDLPVDRLHRMVAGGDFDTGRQLKDFPTAKLEGRKLAVLGYGNIGREVAKLAKAFGMNVAIYAREHHKRWIEAEGFDYAASPVEAASSADVLSVHIGLGRLDASTGTYSNAGTIDAKVLGAMKDGAVLVNYDRGEVVDPYALDAALASGKIAHAAIDADLFRDAATGTLSGPMLPYLPLEARHKGKLELLPHAAADTDHPSRVTGAKQAVDQIFDVIRFKSVVNLKGDLPEGYVSGGSRTPAGIGRVTKQVVAEASGKAKLLEELRQTSEKIAAITGALSAVSDQDHRSRIVERYTSLLVESADRQRALLEQLGLYGPAEG